In Chloroflexota bacterium, the DNA window CGGCATGGGTAACCGAGTGTGGTTTCACTTTGCCTTTGCGACCGTAAACCAGAACCGGCTGCATCTTCTTATCCAGAAAGTGTGGGGCAACTGCATGGATGGTGTAACCCTTGTCTGTCGCGACAAAGGCAGCGGGGCGATCAATCAGATTGGGAGTAAGCGCGGGACCTATATTTTTGCCGTCCTCCAGCAAAACAGACACACGGACACCCAGGGCATTCGCGATCTTGGACAGCGTGGCTAAAGCAGGAACGACTTTACCTGTCTCGATCTTGGAGAGTAGACTCTTGGAACAGTCACAGGCATGAGCTAGATCGTCAAGCGTTCGTCCCTGCTGGGTTCGGATACTGCGAATGTGGATTCCTATATCCACTTTGGACTCCCATTATCAACAACAGCGCGCAACCTAGTTTCATATCATTCAACTTTGTTGAATCATACACGATAATGGTGGGGGCGTCAAGGGGGTCTGCAAGTTGAGCTTTTTCAAGGCAGCTTCAATGTTGGGTAGTGTCTCTGTCGTCGTGAGATCGAAACAATCATTGTCAAGCACCCAGGTGCAGATCAAAGCGCAATTGAGTAATTGATTGTAACGCGATTTGTGGTAGAATAGTTGTGGTTCTACGTGCGGCGCGTAATCAAATCATTCGAGGATGCGATGCGTTGCGTTAAATGTGATGAACCGATTTCCCGCGTTGACCAACCTTGTCCCCATTGCCAATTTGTTGGCGATCCCGACCTCGTTCAAGAACTCTCCCACGTTCAGTGGTTGTTGAGCCAGATTGATGTACTGAATCACAACGGTGTGCGTACCGTGCGCCTCGCCGAGTACTACACTACGCGTCGTCGCGCGCTCGAAACGCAACTCGGCTTGCGCGCGCCATCGCTCACACTCGACCAATTGCGCGCGATGAACGTATCCCTGGTTCACGCTCGAACGTTGCTCCAAAGAATTCTGGAAACGTGGTCGGCGGCAAATTGGATTCATCGCGACAACGCGCAACCGATCATCGCCGAACTGCGCCAGCAAATCCGCGATCTAACGCGGCAACTCGACGGCTATCAGACGCCCACGTACCCGCTCACAAATTCGGAACGGCTCGTGATCGTCGAGTTTCTACTGAACGCGATGGACTCGCTCGCTGAACGTAACGCGTTTGTTTCGAGTACGGCGACCGAGCACGTTCGCACTGCCCTCGCGGTCGAAAAAGAAAACCTCGAGACGAAACTGGGTCGGCGGAAACCACAGCCGATGCCTGCGCCTAAGCCGCTCGAACAACCTGCCGCACCGCGTGTTGCTGAACTAGTACCAGCCACACCAACACCGCCTGCGCCGCGCGTGCCACCCGCGCCACTGCGCGATCGTTTTTGGCGCACATTGTTGTCCGAGCGCACGTTGCAGGCGATGCTTTTCCTGGGAATCTTTTTGCTCTTCTCCGCCGCAATCTCATTCGTCTTCTGGGGCTGGGAAGGTTTTTCCGCGCCACTGCGCGTCGCGATTCCGACCGCGTTTACGTTGCTCTTTCTCGGACTGGGTTGGTACGTTCGGATGCAAACGCGGATGTATCGTTCCGGCATCGCGCTCACCGCGATCGGCGCGTTGCTCATCCCGATTGATTTCTACACGCTCTATGTCAACTTTCACATTCCGCCCGAACACACGCCGGCATTTTGGTTCATTACCTCGCTCGCGTGTCTCGCCGCGTACATCGCGATTACTTTCTCCACCGGCAGCGCGTTCATTGGTTATCTCGTCGGAACGGCGGCGGGCAGCACGGTCAGCGCACTCGTCGAGATCGCGCATCAGCATTTCGCGCTCGCGCGCGATTGGAACGCCGCGGCGCTTGCGGCATTAGCGGTTGTGTTGATGTTGCTCGCGACCGCGTGGACGCGCGCCAAGCCGAATCGGTGGCGCATCCTGGCGGAGCCGTTTCGCAATCTCGCGTTGATTGCCGCCGGTGCGATCATGCTGCTGAGTTTTGGTTGGCGCTACATTGATCGTCACACGTTCGACGCGTTGCACGCTTCGATGACGACGAGTTGGTGGCTCGGCGGTTTCTTGTTTGGTTGGGGCGCGATTCATTATCGCAGTCGGACACTCGGCATTCTCGCCGCGCTCACGTTGCCGGTCGCGACGTTCTTCGCGCAAGCCGCGCTGTTCGATCAAACGCGGACGAGTCCGGCGTGGCACGCGTTCGGTTTGGCATGGCTCACGCCGATTTATTTCACGGCGGGCAACCAACTGCTCGCGCGCGCCGACGACACGGTTTTGCGCGGGCATGGACGCACCGCGACCGGGTGGGGCATCGCGCTCACGGTCGTCGCCGCGCTGTGGTCGCTGACGAATTTGACGAGCAGCGCCGCCGCCGCGGCAAGCCATGCCGTGTTGTGCGCCGCGATGTTTCTCGCGTTGATGTTGTGGCGACGCACGCGGATTTTGTACGCGGCGTCGTTCTTTGCGCTCACGACAAGCGCGTTTGCGATGACCGAGTTGAATTTGTCGCCGCATCAATTCGCGATTGGTTGGTCATCGCTCGCGATTGTCTACCTCGTGGGCGCGGTCGTGATCGGTTCGCGCGCGCGCGGCGAATTCAGTTCGCGCGTGACGACAACGTTGGTCAATGCCGGTTTTGTCATCGCCGCGCTCGCGCTCGTCCCACCGTTTCTCCCGTACGATGGAAACACGCTCGCGTATGCGCTCGGCAATTGGCTGGGTCTCGCGGCATGGTCGGCGCGCTTGGCGCACACCGGGCAACCTGGGTTTGGACGCACGCGCTTTCATTGGATGACCGCGTTGCCCTTGCCGGTGTGGATTCTGATTCTGTTTGCGAATCGCGGACCGCTCGGTTACGATGCGCCGCTCGCGTTGAGCGCGTTGGCGTGGGGCATGGTCGCGCTGAGTTACCGTGTGGCGGCGGGCGGCTCGCCCGCCCGTACGAGCGAGCCGCTCGCACCACTCAAAATTCTTGTGGCGCGCGGCGACCTGCCCTGGTATCTCGCCGGTCTGTTCGTCAGCGTTCTCGCGCCGATGCTCGCGTTCGTCGTCGCGCGCGGAGGATACACGCCGGCGTTGTGCATCCTTGCGGCTGGCGCGCTTTATCTCGCCGACGCGATTTCCAAACGGCAACGCTGGGAATTGTTGCCGGGCGCGCTCGTCGCGGCGTGGGGCTGGGTGTGGTTGCTCGACCACGCGCGTGTGAGTTTCGACGCGGTCACGTTCGCCGTGACGCTGCTCATCGCGCTGTACGTGGGTGCGGGGTTGTGGTACGAGCATCGTCGGTCGCGCGTGTTTACACGCGAATTTCTCACGCCGTTGTATTGGGCGAGTCACGCGCTCGCGCTCGTCGTGCTTCTACGCGCGACCAATTCGCCGCTCGCGCAACTGATTTATCGCGCGGCATGGACGGACGAGATGCGTTTGTGGCAAGCCGCGAGTTTTGTTTTACTCGGCATCGTCTACGCGCTCTACGCGTGGAACACATTCCAGGAATACTGGGCGCACGCGGCGGCGTGGTTGTTCATCGCGGGCGGCGGTCTTGTCGCGATCAGTTACAGCACCGGCTCCGGGTCGCTTGCCGCGCGCGCGGCGTTGGGCGCGTTGGCATACGTGTTCACCGAGCGCGCGCTGTTTTCGGCACGGCGACGCGCAAACCTGGGTTCGCCCGTGCGCGCGTACGTTTGGCTCGCGTGGCGATTGTATCGGCGTCCATTGTTGGTCGCGGGCTGGCTCACCTCGGTCGCGGTGATCGGCGTCGCGCTCGGTCGCAATTTGATTTTGCTCGGCGGCGGACGCACGCAACAAATCTGGGCAGTCGTCGGACTGACGATGATCGTCGCGCTGTACGCGCTCTCGGCGCGGATGTTTCGGTTGGCGCGGTTCGTGTGGTTCGCCGCGTTCCTCGCGTTCGTGCCCTGGACGATTCTGACGAACCTGGGTTGGCTCGTCGCCGAGCGACCCAGGACGGCGGCGTTCGCGATCAGTTGGATGGCGCTTGCGTGGTTGGCGTACCTCATCGGTCTCGTCGTGCGGCGATTCGCGCCGGTCAAAACGATGAATCAAGCAACCCCTCCCAACCCTCCCCTTAACAAGGGGAGGGCTAGGGTGGGGTACGCGTTGCCGCTGCGCGTGTTCGCACACATCGTCATGCCGTTCGCGTTGTTGTGGGGCATCGCGGACGCAAGCACAAGCCGCGTGACATTCATGCTCGCGATTGTGTTGTACGCGCTCGAAGCGATTCGCGAGTTGCGCCAATCGCAACGCACTGCATTCTTGTATCCCGCGCTCGGACTCGTGCCGGTGTGGTGTGTGTACTTGTTGAACCTGCTTCCCGGCGCGCGGCATGAACATTTCGGATTGATGCTGTTGACATTTGGCGCACTCGGGTTGCTCGCTGGACAATCGCTCGAACGTGTTGCGTCCCATGTCGAAATTGCGCGACGGTACGGATTGCCGGCGTACCTCACCGGCTTTGTCGCGGCGATGGTCGGCACGTTGCTCGTCGCGCATGACCCGGTGTTGATGTCGCTCGCGATTTTATACGACGCGTTGTTGATGCTCGTCGCGGCACGCTTGTTCAAAAATCCATTGTGGGTGTTTGTCGCGTCCGCACTCGCGCCGTTTTCGTTCTGGCTCGCGTTGAATCAAGCGAACGTGCCAGGCAATCGGCATGGCTGGTGGCTCATTGGTCTCGCCGCGATTTATTTGTTGAGCGCGTGGACGTTGCGCCGCGCGCGACTCGCGCCGTACAGTACCGCGCCGCTCATGCTCGCGTTCGCGTTGCTCGCGTTCGCGTTGCCGCCGTCGAGCCAGGATCGCGTCGGCGCGTTCTGGGGTTATGCGAGCACCGCGATTCTGTACGCGTTGAGTGCATTATGGTTGCGCCAGCCGTTGTTGTTGACGCCAGCGTGCGCGCTCATCGTCGTGCCGTACGCGGTCGGCTTGCTCGAATCGGCGTTGACGCCAGAGTATTACGGTTTGGCGTTCTTCCCCGGCGCGCTCATCACGTTGGCAGTCGGCTGGGTGGTGGATACGCGGCTCGGTACGTGGCGCGATTTCCCCTGGCGCGAGCCGATACGTTGGGGCGTCGCACTCGCGGAGCGAATATTGAATTGGTGGGCGCTCCCGTTGTACGCGCTCGGCTTTGGATTGATCGCGGCGAGTCCATTCTTTACTCAGGGCAAGCCAGGTCTCGCCGCGTTGAACTGTTTGCTCGCGATGCCGTTCGGCGCGTGGGCGATTTATCGTTTTCGCTTGCGTGTGTGGTTGATCGCGACCGTACTCGCCGGACATTTCGCGGTATTGCTCTATCTCAACGACCTGGGTTGGTCGCGTTACCCGGCAGACCTCGCCGCGCGATTTTTGCCGGTCACGGTGCTCACCGCGTTGCTCGCGCTCGTCATCGAACGTCGGCGGAACGAGTCGCCGCCGACGCGCTTTGATGTTTCTGGCGCGGCGTGGTCGCGTCCGTTGTATTTCATCGCGTTGGTGGATATTTTCGCCGGGCAAACGTTTAGTTCGTACGATGCCAACGCAGGCGCGGTCATCTCGCTCGCGCACGCGATTTTGATTGCAATACTCGCATCGTTCTGGGCGTCGCGCAATTTGCCGCACGCCAGCGCGGCGTTGGGCGTGATCGCACTCGTGCAATACATGACGACGCAACCTGGGACGATCATCAACGCGCCGACGCCGCTCGCGCAGTTGGCATTGGCGTATGGGTTGCTCGGTTATGGCTTGGCGTTCACGCGCACACGACGCGAAATTCCGGCGTGGCTTACCATTTGGGAAACGTCATTGCAGTGGTCGGGCATTTTGGTTTCGTACGGCGTCCTCGCGTTCGCCGGAATCCTGGGTATCAATCTCGCACAGTGGACCGTGCGTGCGATGCTGGGTCTGCCGTTCCGTCAAATCGTGGATGTGCGCGTCGCGCAGATGGCGGTCAACGTGTTGGCGTTGCTGGGCTTGCTCTACGTAACCGCGGCGTTCAATCATCGGCGATTGCGCGTCGGCTATTTCGCCGTCGCGATGTTGTTGTGCGCGTGGATGCTCCACGCGTTCTACGTGCAAATCTGGGATGGGACATCGAACGTGCAGTGGTACGCGCTGCCGGCCGGGATGTATCTGCTCGGCATCGCGTTTCTCGAATGGCAACGCGGCAACCGAAATTTCGCGCGCTGGTTGGATTACGCGGCGGTCGTGTTGATGATGGGTTCATTGTTTTGGCAGACGTTGTTGTACGGGTGGACGTTTGCGTTGATGCTGGGTGCGGAAGGATTCGCCGCGTTTTGGTGGGGGAGCGCGCGTCGTCTGCGCCGATTTCTCTACGCGGGCTTGATGGGCATCGTGCTCGCGACCGTCGCGCAGTTGATCAACTCGTTGCAATCCGTGAATCAGTGGCTTGTGTTTGGCGGCATTGGATTGGTCGTCGTCATCCTCGCAATTGTGATCGAGCGCAAGATGGAAGACATCAAGGCGTGGCGGCAAGTGTTGGAGACGTGGGAGTGAAGCGTGAAACATGACGCGTGATGCGTGAGGATGACGATGAAAATCGTGGCTTTCATTTTTGCGATATTGCTGATCCATCCCTGTTGTATGTGCGGCTATCTTTCAAGTGGCGCTTGGGAGGATGATCCCGGCAATTAGGAACGCGCGTTTCAGTCCAAGAAACCACCGGATGTTCGAGTAGTGCATTCCAAGTACTGGCGTTCACCGCATTGGTCATAGGAGTTCGCCTACTTCTTTGAGGTCAAAGTCAGTGAGCAAATGAAACAGGAACTGCTCACACACAACAAAATGATTCGACTTGAAGGCAAAGATACCGCGACAGTGAAAAACAAGATTTACAGTCCGCCTCAATGGTTCCTACCCAAGCCCATTGAGACTTATGAAGTCTGGGATGACCCCAAAAGTAGTTTTTTGTTTTTGTAGACACAGAAACTGGCAATCTGTTTATGACGGATTATTCCTACTGAACCGTGGTGAGTAGCGATGAGATACTTGACTGAGCCAATGCCCAAAAGTTGGAAGACCGCGATTCTCATCGCGGGTCTCGTGTTGTTCGTGCCGGGCATAATCATCGCGATGCCATACGCGTGCCTGGTGCCCTTGACGATTCTGAGTTCGCGGCATGATGCGCTCACCATCGGTATGACAAGTTTTGCGTTGCTTGTTCTGACTTTTGGCGCGGGTGGCGTGGTCGTGTTGCACGCGTTGCAATGCTTGCAGGGCAAAGCGTCGCGCCCGTTGCGCTTGCCGCCAGCGTGGATGATGGCTGGCATCTTTGGATTGTGCATCTTCGCGGGCATCGTCACGCGAACCAACGAAACGCTCGCCGCGTTTTTCTTTCCGCCGATTCTGTTCATCGCCGCGGCGATGTCACCGTTGCTGGCGATGGCATGGTTCGCGTACCCGCGCGCGGAGGGACTGACGTTTCGCCGCGCGCTCGTCGCATTCGCTGGCGGCGCAACCGTGAGTGTGCTCATCGCGCTCGCGCTCGAAATTGTGTTGCCACTCACCGTACTCGCGTTGATCGGGAACCTGAGCAACATCGTGGTCAAGAGCGTGGAGAATTTGCTCGCCGATTTAGCCGGGCGACAAATCGCGCGCGCACTCACGACCCCAGGATTTGTGTACGCGTTCATCCAGGTCGCGGTCATCGCGCCGCTTGCCGAAGAGATCGCCAAGCCCCTCGTGACGTTGCCAATCCTGGGTCGTTTGTCGCGGCGCGATGCGTTTCTCGTCGCGGCGATGGCGGGCGCGGGATTCGCCACGTTGGAGAATGTGTTGTACACGAGTTTCGGTGCATATCTCTGGTCGGGCGTGCTCGTCTTGCGCGCGATTGGCGGCGCGCTACATCCGCTCGGCGCGGGGCTGGTCGGTTTGAGTTGGCGCGATATTCTGAATGGCGAACGCGACGCGTGGCGATATGGTTTCGCGCGGTTCGGCATCGCGGTGGGGATACATGCGTTGTGGAACGGCGGCACGTTGATCGTCCTCACACTCGCGGGCGCGCAATTCTTTGGCGCGACGCCGCCCAAGCTCGACGTGCTGGGTCTGTCGGCGGCGGGGACGACGCTCGCCTTAGTGATCGTGCTGGGACTCGCCGCGTTGTGGATGGGACGCACGGTCGTGCGAGGCACGCGGCTCGCGTTTGAAATCGAATCGGAAGGCGAAGCGCAATTCGTCGTGTCGGATCGCGCGGTGACGATTTGGGCGTTCGTGTGCCTGGTCGCGATTGTGCCGGTTGGCGTGACCGCGTTGCGCGCGTTGTTGCGGTGACACGAAGGAGAACGCTACGGCGAGCGTTCCCTACATTTCTCTCACGAAGAACACGAATTTTTTGATGCTGTAGCACGCTGACCGATAGTCAACCACAGATTTCACAGATTGCACAGATTTTGTTTTTTTCATCAGTGAAATCAGTGTAATCTGTGCTTGATGAATTCGATGTGACCTTGGTGTCCTTCGTGGGCAAAAAATTGGGTTATGAAAAATAGATTGATGAGAATTTTTTTCAATCGCTTGAATGTTTGGATCGCGACAATTCTCATTGTCGCGAATGCGTACGCGTGGGCGAACGTACTGCTCGCGACGGCTGCGCCGTACGTCGTCGCGCCGATTCGCGATCCTGAAGTCGTCGCGTTGCTCGAGTACATCCAAGCGGGCACTCATTCCGGCGAAACCTGGCAAATTACATTGACCGAGTTGGAAGCGGAACAAACGATTACCTGGTATCTGCAACGCTATCCACAAATTCCGTTCGCGCATCCACGCGTCAAGCTCACGCCCGATTACGTCAGCGGCGAAGGCGACGCGACGATTGCCGGGTTGCGCGTGCATGTCGGCGGCAAAGCGCGCATCACGCTCGCGAACGGCTTGCCGGTTGTGCAGATTGTGGATTTGAGTTTGCCACTCCCCGCGCCGATTCGCCGCGCGCTCGATGATGAAATTCAATCGCAGTTGCGTCGCGCAGACGCGTTGCCAGTGCGCTTCACATCCGCAGAGTGGGGCAACGGCATCGTCGTCGTGCGCGGGGTGATTCGATAGTGCGTGTCCAACGAAATTGTCGCGCAAAAAGCATAAACCATTGGGACGCGGATAAACGCGGATGAACGCGGATAATTATCTTATCCGCAAGAATCCGCGAAAACCCGCGTTCTAAACGACAGTGTAACATGGCGACCGACCAGCCAACGGCTCACGCGGGGCAATTTCAATTGCCATTTTACCGGCGGGCATGCTACAGTCTCTTCTAAACTGTCTTTTTTGCTCAACTTGTTAGAGTATGCGCGGTGCGTTGGATTGGAAACACATGCATCTTTTTTGTCTCGCTCTCCGGAATGCTAGTCGTATTGCCTCATCCTTGGTCCTCTCAAGTTTTCTTCATAAAACCGGAAGCCAATTTCAAAAAAAAAGATGTTCTCTTCAACACCACGCGGTTATTCTACCTGCGAAAGCTGAAGACGGCTTTCGGATGGAGTACTCCCAGAAACAAGTTTCGTGGTTCGCTGAACTAAAACCAAGCGAATCACCACAACAAAAGAGGAGAAAACAATTGAAGACCCTAGTCGTGTGTCTAGTCGTCGCGTTGTTGCTCGTCGGCGTCATGGCGACCGTGCTCCCTTCGTTGACGACATCGAGCAACGCGAGTGATCACGCCGCGCCGGCGTTTTAGATCAGTGACTCAGTTTCGCCATTGCGCGTGGCGTGCACCGAAGCGCCGTGCGATTGTCCTGGCGGAGGCTGCTTGTGCCAGCCGCAAAGCGTTGGCGGCGTCGTTGCGGTCTGCCTGATGCCATGCAAACTGCCGCGTTGCCCAAAGGTGCGCTCCGTATTGCCGACTTAGGTTATTTCTCAATTCCGGTGTTGGCGGCTTATGATCACCAAGGGGTATTTTGGCTAACCCGCTACCAAGCCACTCTCCTGCTGTTTGATGCAGCAGGCCAACCACTTGACCTATTGCGCTGATTGCCCGCCTCGGAACAAACGCAACTGGATCGCAGGGTGCAAGTGACGGCCCAGCGCCTGACGGGTCGGTTAGTGGCGGTGCGTGTCCCCTCCCAGGTCGCGGAAGAACGTCGGCGCAAATTACGTGCCGAGGCGAAAGACGATGGACGCACGCCGAGTGCGCGCCAATTGGCGTTGTGCGATTGGGTGATCTTCTTGACCAATGTGCCATCCGAACGCTTGAGTGTTGCGGAAGTGCTCGTCCTCGCACGCGCCCGTGGGCAAATTGAACTCTTGTTCAAACTTTGGAAATCCTATGGGCGCGTCGATGAATCGCGCAGTGCCAAGCCGTATCGCATTCTGTGCGAAGTGTATGCCAAGTTGTTGATCATGCTGATGCAGCACTGGGTCGCCATCACCTGTGGCTGACAACATCCAAATCGCAGTTGGTTGAAAACCGCGCAAGCGATTCGGCAATACGTCATCACGTTAGCCAGTGCCCTGGGTTCCGAAGAACAGATGACCAAAGTATTGCACACGATTCAAACCTGTCTGGCGAAAGGTGCACGCCTAAACACTCGCAAAACTAAACCGAATTTGTATCAACTCCTGCTCGCCTGTGGTGAGAAGGTATTAGCTTGATGCGTATGGGGATTGATATCGTATCCCCTGACACCGTCGTCGTTGTGCCATCAGGAGAGGTATGCGTTCCCCCATATATTCTCGCTGTGTCAGCCAATGCCTGCACATCAGGCGGGACGGAGGTATCACCACTGCTAGCGTTGTCAGTTTCATCATGATCCTGCCCATCACAAGACTGGCAAGGGTCATCTCCTCCGTCGCCACCACCACCCGTGTCCCATTCACCCATACACGGACGCGAGTCGGGGGGGCAGGCAAACGTATGGTTTATCGTTCCCAGAATCAAACTGAAGCCAAAGACCGAAACGATAAGCACCAGAAAACCAAGAAGGACTTTTCTCATCTCTATCCAATATAGAAGATTTGTTGGAGAAAAATCAAGGGAGGGAAATTATTTTCCCCAACTCACCTTGTTGGATAATACTCCATTCACGTGCGCCCCGCCAGCCACACGCAACCCCTCGGCAGTCTGGATACAAATTGGCTGATTCTGTCCAGATTGCAGATAGCTTTTAGATCCTTGACTGAAACCGTTGAGTGCTGTATTTCTGCCCTGAAAAGCACCAGAGAAGTTAATAAGAAGCGGGTCGAGGTTTCCAGGCTGGTTAGTTTCATTGTCATGAACAGCTTTATCTAACCTAGAAAAATAGTTATATTCGGAGTATTGGATGGGAGTGGTAATCACACGCGGAATTTTTTCAAAGCTACACACATCTGGGCCAGGGGTAACAGCCAAAAGAGTTGCTTCGTCAGCACTAAGGAGGACTATGCCCGAAAGCATCGCTGGCCAATACCTAGTCGTTAATCCATCGGGGAATCCTCCATAACCAGTCATGGTTACTGGCTTATAACCAAATTTCTCCACAAAAGTCTTTGGGGGAAACGGGATGACGAGTTCGCCGACGCCGTCGGCGGCGATCTGGGAGTACGGGGCAGGGGTGTCGCTGGGAGAGACGAACCGCACTCGTCCGACAAAGTTGACCAGGTTTTCTACTGCCGAGCGAGTGACCATCGGGTCAATCTGATCAACCACATTTTTTGGCAAGCCCATTTCTGGGGTGATCGGTCTGGGACCAGAAACGAACGGACCATAGCGGTTTAGCCCGTACGAAGTCACAGCCCACGCCTCAACCACTGTTTTTTCTTTAACCATCTGGGGATTTGTATAACTTCCTTCTCGTTCCAACTTCATATCCCCACCAACTACTTTTACCCGCGCCATCCACTCTTTCAAG includes these proteins:
- a CDS encoding transposase — protein: MTAQRLTGRLVAVRVPSQVAEERRRKLRAEAKDDGRTPSARQLALCDWVIFLTNVPSERLSVAEVLVLARARGQIELLFKLWKSYGRVDESRSAKPYRILCEVYAKLLIMLMQHWVAITCG
- a CDS encoding helix-turn-helix transcriptional regulator, which codes for MDIGIHIRSIRTQQGRTLDDLAHACDCSKSLLSKIETGKVVPALATLSKIANALGVRVSVLLEDGKNIGPALTPNLIDRPAAFVATDKGYTIHAVAPHFLDKKMQPVLVYGRKGKVKPHSVTHAGEEFILVLQGEVKAHIGGTEYHLKEGESIYFHSVEEHGFVPVTDCAVYLDVFVE
- a CDS encoding PrsW family intramembrane metalloprotease, with protein sequence MRYLTEPMPKSWKTAILIAGLVLFVPGIIIAMPYACLVPLTILSSRHDALTIGMTSFALLVLTFGAGGVVVLHALQCLQGKASRPLRLPPAWMMAGIFGLCIFAGIVTRTNETLAAFFFPPILFIAAAMSPLLAMAWFAYPRAEGLTFRRALVAFAGGATVSVLIALALEIVLPLTVLALIGNLSNIVVKSVENLLADLAGRQIARALTTPGFVYAFIQVAVIAPLAEEIAKPLVTLPILGRLSRRDAFLVAAMAGAGFATLENVLYTSFGAYLWSGVLVLRAIGGALHPLGAGLVGLSWRDILNGERDAWRYGFARFGIAVGIHALWNGGTLIVLTLAGAQFFGATPPKLDVLGLSAAGTTLALVIVLGLAALWMGRTVVRGTRLAFEIESEGEAQFVVSDRAVTIWAFVCLVAIVPVGVTALRALLR